The genome window CCGAGCATGTGCTGCTGCCATCGGTGCGGCAGGCGCATTGCTACGATATTTACAGCATCGACAGCGTGCATGTCCTCAGTGAAACGCAGAGTGGTGGCGCACTCGATGCGTTTCACCCGTTCTATTCGATGCGCCATGGCGAAGCGGGCGGGCGCCGGGGACGCTACTGGGTGACGCGGCGCGACGAAGACATGGCACTGAGCAATCCCGGCTACGACATGCGCATCGCCTTTGTCGACGGCGCCATGCAGCCGCTGCACGACGCGACGCAAACGGTGTCCATCATGCTGACCTGCAGCAACCGCGATTTGCCGAGCCGCCTGGTGTTCGGCAATGCCGCGGGCGATTTGCACCATGACGGCGTGGCCAGCGCCTTGCCGGTGCGCCTGCTGCGCAAACCCGGCGCGCCGTGTCGCTTCCCTGCGGGTGCGGCGTCGCATTGGCGGCTGATCGCGCAATTGTCCCTGAACCATCAGTCGCTGAATGAACAGGGCTTGCCGCTCTTTAAGCAAATACTCGAGCTGTACAACTTGCCCGGTTCGGCCAGCGCCGCGCGCCAGATCGCAGGCTTGACGGGACTGCGCCAGCGCGCCGCCAGTACCTGGCTGCAGGACGAGGCGGGCGGCAGCCTCGTCTTCGGCATCGACGTCCTGCTGTCCATCGATGAAGAAGCCTTTGTCGGCAGCGGCTTGCATGCCTTTGCCCAGGTGATCGAACGCTTTCTCGGGCTGTATGTGCACCTGGCCTCGTTTACCCGCCTGATCGTCTTGTCGCAGAAGACTGGAAAGGAGTTGCTGTGCTGCCTGCCACGCAATGGAAACCAGACGCTGGTGTAGTCGCGCGCCTGCTGGCCGATCCGTCCGGTACCGGCTTCTTTCAGGCGGTGCGGCTGCTGTCTGCCTGGCTGATGCAGCAGGGCATTTCGCAGGAGCAGGTGTTTGAGGATTATCTGCGCCTGCATGGCAGTGCATCGCTGTCGTTTGCGCCGGGCGAAATCGAACAGCTGTGGCTGGAGCAGGAACCAGATGGCGAGACACAGGTGCATGTGCAGGCGGCCATGCTGGGTTTTTTAGGCGTGCATGGCAGCTTGCCGCTGCATTACACGGAAACGCTCGCCCGCCACGAGCGGCAAACGGGCGATGGCGGTCCCCGTGCCTGGCTCGACACGCTCTCGCAACGCGCGCTGGCCTTGTTCTACCAGGCCTGGGCCCGCTACCGCATCGAATGCCAGCAGGACGCCGACGGCGGCGATTTCCTGCCCTTGCAACTGGCTCTGGCGGGAGCCTGGCCTGCCCAGGTGGCCAAGCTGACGGATGGCTTGCCAGCGCATGTGCTTGCCCATTACGCGGCCTTGTTGCGGCATCGGCCCGTGGCGGCCGACGTGATGCAGGCGCTGCTGGCCGGGTATTTCGGCGTGCCCGTGCGCATACAGCGTTTTGTGGGCGCCTGGTTCCGGCGCGCGCCGCAGGAGCGCACCTTGCTGGCTAGTGCCAACGCGCGGCTGGGACAAGGCGCCATGCTGGGAGAGCGCTGCCGGCGCGCCGACTTGCGCTTGCGCCTCGTGCTGGGGCCGCTGGCACGCCGCGTCTACGAGGATTTCTTGCCCGGACGCCCCGGTGCGCTGGCCCTGCGTCAGATGCTGGGCCTGTTTGGCTTGCCTGGCATGAGTTTTGAAATACGCCTGGTGCTGCGCCGGGAAGATGTGCGCACCTGCGTGCTGGGCATGGGCGACTGCCTGGCGGAGGATGCCTTTTTGGCCGACAAATTGCCGGCCCGTGAGCGTGACGACATGCATTACGACATTCGATTCGATGGTTCCGCCTGAGACCGCCATGCATGCTGTACCCCGATGATTGCTGGAAGGAAGAAAACAATGGAAGACTTCGCGCAATGGCTGGCCGTGGACAAGGTCTTGACTGCAGGCAATCGCGCCTTGCGGCTACGCCTCGCTTATCCGGAAGGCATCAATGAGGATATCTTGCTGCCGCAGCGCATCAGCGGCAGCGAGGCCATCTGCGGCGGGATCGAGTACCGCATCCTGTGCGTGGCCACCGAGGCGCAGCTGCCGCTGAAACAGTTCATCGCCGTGCCGGCCGAATTGCAAATAGTGACCGACCAGGGGCAGCTGCGCAGGGTCTGCGGCATCGTCGCCGAAGCGAGCGCGGGGCAGAGCGATGGTGGCCTGGCGACCTATCAACTGGTGCTGCGCGACGGCCTGGCGTTGATGGAAAAACGCGTCAACACGCGCGTGTTTCGCAACAAGCATGAATTGCAGATCGTGCAGCTCCTGTTTGAGGAGTGGCGGCAGGGCAATAGCGTGCTCGCCGCCAGCCTGGATCTCGCCATCGATGCGGCGCTGGCGGCGCGCAGCTTGCCCGTGCGCGAATTCACGATGCAGCATAACGAATCCGATGCCGCCTTTATCCGCCGCCTGCTCAGGCGCCGCGGCATCGCCTGGTGTTTCCAGGCGGGAGCGACCGCCAGCGCGAATGCCACCACCATGCCCGTGCATGCCCTGCTGCTGTTCGACGACGCCAGCCGCCTGCCGGAAAACGCGGCCGGCGCGGTGCGCTATCACCGCGACGACGCCACCGAGGAAAGGGATACCGTGACGGCCTGGAGCGCCGTGCGCCGCTTGCAAGCGGGAAAGTTCGAACGCTACAGCTGGGACGATGGCCACCCGCACAGCCCGCAGTTCATGGCCACGCAGTCGCACGGCGGCGTGGACCAGGGCGGGAATGGCAATCGCCTGGCGGCCAGTCTCGACGACTATATCGTGGAGCCGCCGCTGGCCGCCGGCAGCAATGACGAATTGCGGCAACTGGGCCAGCTGGCGATGGCGCGTCACGACATGGACAGCAAGTGTTTCCAAGGAGAAGGCTGCGTGCGCGACTTTTGCGCGGGCCAATGGTTCAGCCTGGAAGGGCATGCCGACATCGACAGCCATCCGGTTCCCGAGCGCAGTTTCGTCATCACGGCCTTGAGCGTATCGGCCAGCAATAACTTGCCGACAGGCCTGGATGCCAGGGTCGGGCGCCTGTTTGCACAGAGCGGCTGGCAGTGCGATGCCGGCCCGGCACAAGGGGCAGGCGCCGATGGCCAGGCGGCCTTGCGCTACCGTAACCGTTTTACCTGCGTGCGGCGCGGCATCGCCATCGTGCCCGCTTTTGACTCGCGCAGCGATTTCCCCGCCGTTCGTCTGCAAAGCGCGCTGGTCGTCGGGCCTGCCGGCGAGGAAGTACATTGCGATGCGCTGGGACGTGTCAATGTGCGTTTTGTTGCGACGCGCGCGCCGGACCACGCGCATGCCAACGGTTCCGGCGCCTCCGATACGGAGCGCGATTCTGCCTGGGTGCGCGTGGCATCGAGCTGGAGCGGCAATGGCCCGGGCAGCGGCAAACAATGCGGCACCTTGAGCTTGCCGCGCATCGGCGCGGAAGTGCTGATCGATTTTCTCGGCGGCGACCCGGACCGGCCCATTATCGTGGGCCAGCTGTACAACGCCGTGGGTGCGCCGCCGGGCTTGAGCGCGCGCGGCGCCTTGCCCGGCAACCGTTATCTGTCCGGCATGCGCAGCCGCGAAGTGCGCGGTGGGCGCGGCAACCAGCTGTGCTTTGACGACACGCCGTCGCAGATCAGCGCGCAACTGGCCAGCGACCAGGCGGCCACGCAATTGAACCTCGGCTATCTGACGGAACCGCGTAGCGACGGCGCAGGGCGGCAGCGCGGCGACGGCTTCGAGTTGCGCAGCGACGCCAGCGGCAGCGTGCGCACGGCCCGTTCGCTGCTGATTTCGGCCTGGAAACAGCTGGGCGCCAGCGGCAAGCAGCTCGATGGCAGCGAGCATGCCGCCGTGATGCAGGAATGCCTGGAATTGTTGACCTCCCTGGGCGAGTTTGCCGCCCAGCACCAGGCGCTGGCGTGGGACGCGGCCGGCAGCAAGGCGCTGGGCGCCGCGATTGCCGCCGACCAGCCCGCCGTCAGCATCACGGCGCCCGAGGGCGTGGCGCTGAGTACCCCCAAAACCATCAGCGGCAACGCGGGCGCGAATATCGACCTGGTGGCCCAGCAGCATTTGCAACTGAGCGCGGCCCAGCGCTGCAATGTCAACGCGGGCAAGGGCATTTCCCTGTTCGCGCACGAGGATGGCATCGTGCAGGTGGCCCACTTCGGCAAGTTTTTGCTGCAAAGTCAGCACGACCTGCTGCAGGCGGACGCCGCCAAGGAGATCCGCCTGACAGCCGGCACGCGCCTGGTCGGCGTGGCGCAGGACGAAATCACCTTCATGACGGCGGGCGGCGCCTACCTGAAACTGTCCGGCGGTGCGGTGGAACTGGGCGGTCCCGGCGCGCTGACGGTGAAGACTGATGGCCACCACTGGAACGGCCCGGCCAGCATGAAAGGCGAGCTGCCCACCTTCGGCGAGGGCGAGCTGGGCCGCGTGCCGCGATTGCTGCGTCCCACCGACGGCTTGCCCGTCGAAGGCGTGGAAGTGCATATCGAGCGCGAAGGCGACGGTCCCGTGACGGGCGTCAGCGGCGCCGACGGGCGCGGGCCGAAGGTGGCGACCGATCATCTGCAGCGGCTGAAGGGTTTCTTCTTCCGCCGCCGTTCCTGAAACCCGACACCGGAGACCACACCATGCTGTTCGATCCCCATCCGCCGCTGTGCGACGATCCTGAAATCGATATCCTCGGTCAGTTTTCCTGCAACGCCAATTTCCAGAGCAGCGACCGGGACACGCTGCAGCAACTGCCGCTGCCCGGCATCGTGATCTTCGTGCACGGCGTCAATTCCGATGGCGAGTGGTACGCGGCAGCCGAAGAGGGACTGTGCAAGGGCCTCAACGAGCGCCTCAAGCGTTCCTGCCATCACATGCAGCACCGTGGCGTGGAAGGCGGCGAACTGACGGCGGTCAATTATGGCGCCGAGATCACGGCCGAAGGCTTTCTCAACCCGGAAATGTCGGCCGATACCTTGATCCGCGATGCCGGCACTTTTTCTCCCGTGATCCGTTTTCGCTGGGGCTACAAGGCTTCCGGCGAGGAACTGCAGCAATACGGCAAGGGCATCTACCTGAATGAGGAAGACTACTGGGGCGGCGGGCCGTTTGCCAATGGCTGCAGCGCGCTGGCCGACTTGTGGAAGGACGGGCTGAGCGAGGGTTTATTCTTGTGGAACACCATCCAGCACATGAATCCCTTCCCGGAACGGCAAGTGTACAGCTGCCCGCCGCGTCCGTATTTCGTGCTGGCCGCCTATCGTCTGGCCAGGCTGGTCGAAGCCATCCGCCAGCAGCAGGCCGACGTGCCCGTCACCATCGTGTGCCATAGCCAGGGCACGATGGTGGCGATGGCGGCCGCCTTTCTCGGCGCAAACCTGCCCAAGGTGAAGGACAATTTTCCCTGCGTGGCCGACAACTATGTCATTTGCAATTCGCCGTACAGCCTGGCGAAAAGCAATAGCGCCGAGAACTGGGTGGCCAGCAATCTGCGTGCGGCGGACGGCAGCACGGGCAGGGTGACGGTGCAGGCGCGCATCGCCACCTTGAAAAACTTCTTTGCCATCATCGGCCAGCGCGCCAGCCTGGGCGAGGCGCAGACAGACGAGGAAATCGACCGCTGCATGGCCAACGCGCAGCACGGTTTTTCCGCCGCCAAAGATCGTGAACAATACGGGATTGCCGGCGCCGCCCGGGGCGGCAGGAAATCATCGTATGGCAGGGTGACCATCTATTGCAATCCGCACGACGTGGTGGTGTCGTCCGTGGCCATCGAGGGCATCGGCTGGCGCGGCCTGTCGGGTTCGCTGGCCAAGGATAGCAAGGACGGCGGCGAGCTGGCGGCCACCGGGGCCGCAGGCGTGTGCGTGCAGCGCGTGTTTGCCCAGGGTTTTGAGGTGGGCAAGCAGGGCAGCTATCACTACTGGAGCGATCACTGGCGCAAGCCCACGCCGGGCGGCAAGGACTTCTGGTTTCCGGCGCAGAAATATGCGTCGTATTCCATCAAGCAGGGCGTCGAGGCCAGCGAGAGCTCCTTTTCCACCATCCTGACGGTCGGGTTTGCGCCTCTGTTCATCGTGGTCACGGGCCTGGCCCACAGCCCCTGCAATGCCTCTCCCCACAAAGACTGGAAAATCGAACTGAACGCACCCGACTTGCTGCCGCCCTTCAAGCCGCAGTCCTTGCGCTTTGGCCAGACAAGCGAGGAATTCGACGAAGGCTACGAGCCCCCCGGCGAATCGCGCCAGGCCGGCAAGCAGCGCGCGCCCGGCGACGATTACCTTGCCGATCATGAGATTCCGCCCGGCGGCCTGCAGGGGCAGGCGGCGAAAAGCGAAGCCAAACGCATGGACAGCGCCAAGGGCACGGCCGATGACGAGGCGCGCCTGCGATTCGAGCAGCGCGCCGTGATACGCGCGCAGGCCGTACGGGAAGGAAAAAGTCCCGCAGGTCAAAAAGTCCAGCAAGAAATGCCCAACGCCACGCCTGACGCCGAATACCAAGCATGGCGCAGCACGCGGATAGAGGAAATGATGTCCAGCCAGGCGGGCGCCTACGCCACCGACCATTCCACCATCCTGACCAACCCCATGCACGCAGAGCGGGCGCTTGCGTATGACGTGGCGGTGGGCGTGTGCCGCATCAAGCCGGATCAGCTGCGTAAGTTGAGGGTGGCGGCGGATTGGAGGTTGTTGAAGGCGCTTGATGATAGTGACTCTGCAAAGACTTTTAAAGAGTACTTTGCCAAAGCGAGACGTAACAAGATGACTGCCTCAGTGTGGGTAAAAGAGTCTGAAGAAGCCAGTCTTCCTGAAAAAATTATCGACATACGTGAAAACCCTGCGCGGGATCCCCGGCCTACGTCTGGAGAACTGGCTCACGATTGATGTCATGCGATTTACCGGTTTGTATAGAGCAGATCCTTCTGCAACAGCCTTTTTATAGATGGAGCATTGAGCATGTTCAAAACTATTTTTCTTTATGTGTCCCTCGGATTTCTGGTCGTATTCCTGCTGGCCGCTTGTTCACATTTGCGTTCGTCGCCTGCTACCTTGAGCAGTACCGTTAGTGCTGTACCTGAGGTTAATAAGCGGCCTTACATGGCTCAAGTAGTTGGCTTGCAATGGCTTAATCCACTACAGCGGAAGGACTATCCGACGCAATGGCAATTGCTGTGGACTTTGGGGCTGGCACAACCAAATCCGAACGATGAGATGGTCAGGGAAAAGCCTGAAAAATATTCCAAACTGCAAAGCATTGCGTCTATTGCTGTTGGAAATAATGGTTCTGAAACCTTCCGCGGCTACCACCATAAATATATCGAAGATATGTTTGATCGTTTTCATGGAGTGTATTACTCCGACCCAGAGTACTTCTACAACGTTCACTCAGCTGAAAAAAGATCACGTTGGCGCGAGCTTGCAGGCATTCACATTGAGTATGCGTTACCTGAAGGCAAGCTTGACCCTGTTGAGGCTGCCAAGTTCGTCCAAGAATATGTTGCCGATATTTTTAGCATCGGCAACATCCACTCTCCCACCCTCTGGACCCGCTCCACCCCACCCGACGTCCGCGTCACCATGGGCGGCCCCAACGCCGGTTTTACTTCACTTTCCGCCGCGCTCGACTACCTGCAAAGCCACCCCAAGGAAACCGTCTGGGCCATGAACTGGGATGCGCCCAGCCGTCCCCTGGACCGGCAGATCAACGAAAACCTGGTACTGCTGGTGCTGGCCGGCCCCGACTACAAGACGGAGCGGGCGCCGCTGGCGTGGCTAGGCTATCCGAGTACCAAACAGGTTGCCGATTTTGAAGTCAAAAAGGGCGAACCGCCGCGCCTGGTGCAGGCGTGGACGGCGGCCATCGAAGAGGCTGCGGCTAAGGCCAATCAAGCCGAGACCGGGATCGGCTATCTGATCCACGACGCCGGCAATACGCATCAGGATTCGTCCGCGCGGCTCGGCGCGCTGGCGCAGACGCTCACCGTGCAATTGCCGGAATTCGATCTGCTGAAGCAAAGCTTCAATCTGACGGCCGTGCTGGGCGAGACGGGCGCGGGCACTGCGCTGACGAACATGGCGCTGGGCATCGCCTACGCGCATCACTTCGGTAAACCCGTGCTGGTGGCCGGCACCAGCGACCTGCTTGCCCCCGTGGCGCTGGTGGTGGCGCCGCCCGCCGTCGTGCGGCCGATACAGCCCGGTAAACCGTGGTTCCGCGCGCGCAGCGGCAACCATGCGTATTTGCCCTGGTGGGGCTTGCGCCACGATGCGCGCGAGTATTACCAGGGGTTTTCGCAATGAGGCGTTTTACCTATTCAAGGAGAAGAGCATGCGTGGCGTGATCCGTTTGAACGACCCCACCAGCCACGGCGGCAAGGTGGTGGGGGCGGCGCCGAACAGCACGGTGCTGGGCGTGGCCGTGGCGCGCAAGGGCGACCCTTGCGTGTGTCCGATAAAAGGTCACGTGCGTTGCGTGATCGCCGAGGGCGATCCGCAGGTGCTGATCGACGGCGTGCCCGTGGCCTTTGACGGTCACAAGACCAGCTGCGGCGCCAGCCTGATGTCTACCGTGGGCAACAGCGGGCGCGGTTAGGCCAGGCTGGCGTCGATGGCCGTGCCCAGCTTGTCGACGATTTCATCGACATGGCTGGCGTCGATGATGTAGGGCGGCGCCAGCAGGATGTGGTCGCCGTGCAGGCCGTCGATGGTGCCGCCCATGGGGTAGCACATCAGTCCGTTTTGCATGGCTCGTGCCTTGATGCGCGCGTGCAGGCGCCGGGCCGGGTCGAACGGCCGCTTGCTGGCGCGCTCCTGCACCAGTTCCAGGCCCAGGAACAGGCCACGGCCGCGGATGTCGCCCACGTGCGCATGGCCATCGAAACGTTGCTGCAGGCGCTCCTTGAGCAAGCCGCCCATGGTGCGCACGTTGGCCAATAAATCGCGTTCCTCGATCTGCCGCTGCACGGCGAGGGCGGCGGCGCAGGCGGTGGCGTGGCCGATATACGTGTGGCCGTGCTGGAAGAAGCCCGTGCCGGCGCGGATGGTGTCGCGGATGTCCTGCGACACCATCACGGCGCCGATGGGCTGGTAGCCGGCGCCCAGGCCTTTGGCGATGCAGATCAGGTCGGCCGTGATGGCTTCCTGCTCGCAGGCGAACAGGCTGCCCGTGCGCCCCATGCCGCACATGACTTCGTCGAGGATCAAGAGGATGCCGTGGCGCTGGCAAATGTCGTGCATGCGCGCAAAATAGCCGGCGACGGCGGGCAGGGCGCCGGCCGTGGCGCCGACGACGGGTTCGGCGATGAAGGCCATGACGTTGTCCGCGCCCAGCTCGGCGATATTGTCTTCCAGCTCCTGGCCCAGGCGCGCCACGTAGTCGGCATCCGTTTCATGCGCCTGCTGGTCGCGCCAGGCATAGCAGGGCGATACGTGGGTCACGCCTATGAGCAGCGGTTCGAACTGCTGGCGCCGCCAGGCGTTGCCGCCCGTGGCCAGCGCGCCCAGGGTGTTGCCGTGATAGCTCTGGCGGCGCGCGATGACGTGGCGGCGCTGCGGCTGGCCCCGCTCGACGAAATACTGGCGCGCCATTTTCAGCGCGCTTTCCACCGCTTCCGAGCCACCCGAGACGAAATACACGCTGTCGATGCCGGCAGGCGCACGGGCGACGAGAAAATCGGCCAGCTGCTCCATCGGCTCGCTGGTAAAGAAGGAGCTGTGCGCATACGCCATGCTGGCAATCTGCTGCTGCACGGCGGCGATGACGGCCGCATCCGCATGGCCCAGGCAAGACACTGCCGCGCCGCCGCAGGCATCCAGATAACGCTTGCCATCTGCATCGATCAGGTAGGGGCCATCGCCGCCCGTGGCGACGGGATAGCTGGCGGTCAGGCTGCGGTGGAAGACATGGCTCATGGCATCGCTTTCTTGTCGGCAAGGGAGATGGCCGATTATAGGATGCACCGCGCCGCATTGCAACGTTTGATGTATTTGTTTTTAATTTACATCATTCGATGTTTTTGCGTAGGCGCCCAGCGCCCGCAGCTGGCTTTCCGCCGCGCCGATGGCTTGCACGGCGTCCTGTCCCGCGCGCGCCACCAGCAATTCCACCAGGCTTTCCACGGCCGCGACGCCGGCCACGATGGAGGGGAAGAACGAGGGGCTGTCGACGGCGATGACGATGCTGGCGTCGGCTTGCAGGGCCAGCGGCGACATGGCGCTGTCGCTGATGGCGAGCACCCGGCAGCCGGTCTGGCGCGCCGCCTGCGCCACCAGCAGCGCTTCGCTCGAATACGGCGCGAAGCTGACGACGACGACGGCCTCCCCGGCCTGCAGGGCGCGCAAATCCATCTCCAGCGTGCCGCCCTGACCGCTCAGCAGTTGCACGCTGGGGCGCAGCAGCCGGTACAGGTAGTGCAGGGTGTAGGCGATCGGGTGGGCGGCGCGAAAGCCCGCCACGTGCACGCGGGGCGCCGCCTGTAGCAGCGCGGCGGCAGCGTTCAGGGCCGCGTGGTTGGCGCTTCCCGTGGCGGCCAGGTTGCGCTGCTGCACCGTGAACACTTCGGTGACCAGGTCGCGCTCTTTCCCCTCTTTCCCGACCAGTGCGCCGGCCTTTGCCGCGTAGCCGCTTGGCCCCGCGCGCAGGCGCTCGACGAAGATGGCTTTGAGTTCCGGCCAGCCGGCAAAGCCCAGTTGCTGCGCCAGGCGCACGAGGGCGGCCGATTGCACCTGCGCGCGCGCGGCGATGCTGCGCATCGACGACACGGCCACTTCGTCCGGATGGTCGGCCAGGTAGCGGGCGCCGGCCTGGAATTGCGGGCTCAGTTCCGCATGGCGCGCCTTGATCAGGTCCATCAGTGCCGCATAGGAGTCGTGGGGTGTCGCTGCCTGCATCGCCGTGCCTCTTTTGATAGGTTGCGGCGATGGTACAGGATTCGTCAGCGCGCCGGTAGCGGCAGGGCGGCCGTGCGTGGACGCAGGCGGGCAAACAGGTGCGGCCCGGCCGGTTTGCGGCGCGGACCCGTCGTCAGCACGCGCAAGGCGGTGGGCAGCGGCACGTCGTGGCAGTGCAAAAACAGCGCGGCGGCGCCCGTGCCGGCCATTTCCTGCAAGGCCAGCGCATGTTCGACCAGCGCCGCCGTGCGCATGTCGAGCCGCACCGGGATGTCGGGTTGAAATAACTGTGCATCGACTTGCCGTGCATCGCGCATGCTGTCCCCGCCGGGTTCGCTGGTCAAGCTAGCAGAATAAAAGCGCTGCGGCGCCAGCACTTTGTGCGAAATCAATTCATGTGTCGGATAAATTCCACAAGGCAAAAGAAGGACGGTGAATTGGGCGCCACCCCTATGCCCCTCTGGCACGCTCTGTTGCCGGCTAATTTTGTGTGAGCCAAAATAATTCATTCCTACAATTCTTGGCTTGAGGCAAATAAAGATAGTCAGGTTTTATATGTGCAATGTTAAAATTATTAAATATATATAAATATATATGTCTATATGGCAATTTCATTACACCGCCTATCGTAATCGAGAGGATTCTTTTGCGCACCAAACTCCTGCCCCTGACTCTGCTGCTGTTGATCCAGAACGCGTACGCAGTCGATCCCCCCAGCGCCGGCAGCCAGCTGCAGCAGATTCCTGTCGCGCCCCAGTTGCCGAAGGCGCCGCCGGCCATCCGCGTGCAGTAGGGCAATGTGCCGGCCACCACGGTGGGCGATACCACGCGCATCACGGTGCAGCGCCTGCAGGTGACGGCGCCGCCCGTCTTTGCCGAGAGCGAACTGCTCGCGGCCACGGGTTTCGTGCCCGGTAGCGAGCTGACCCTGGGCGAGCTGCGCGCCATGGCGTCAAAAATTGCCAGCTATTACCAGCAGCGTGGCTATTTCCTCGCGCAGGCGTATCTGCCCGCGCAAGATATCCACGATGGCGTGGTCGTTATCGATGTGCTGCCGGGCCGGTATGGCCAGGTGCAGTTGCGCAACCAGAGCACGTTGTCCGACGGCCTGGCGGGCACGATACTGGCCGGTCTCGACGGGCAAGTGATTGCCACACCGCCGCTGGAGCGGCGCTTGCTGCTGCTGTCGGACTTGCCGGGCGTGCAGGTGAGCTCGACCCTGGCGCCGGGCGCATCCCTGGGCGCATCCGACCTCATCGTCGAGGTGCAGCCAGGATCGCGTTTCAACGGCAGCATCGACGTCGATAACCAGGGCAACCGCTACACGGGCCGCAACCGCATCGGCGCCACCCTGAACATCAATGAACTGGGGCGGCATCGGCGACGTGGCCAGCGTGCGCGCGTTTACCTCGGCCGACGGCTTGAACTACGGCCGCCTGGCGTACCAGGGCCAGGCCGGGTTGCTGCGCCTGGGCGGTGCTTACACGTATATGGATTACAAGCTGGGCAAGGAATTTGCCGTGCTCGACGCCAAGGGCACGGCGAAGATCGCCAGCGCCTACGGCAGTTATCCGCTGATCCGCTCGCGCGGCAGCAACCTGTATGCGCAGGTCAGCTACGACGACAAGACCTTCCAGGACCGCACGGAATCGACGGGCAGCGTTAACGACAAGACGGCCAGCGTGTGGATGCTGAACCTGAACGGCGACGCCAAGGATGGCTGGGGTGGCGGTGGCGTGAGCACGTATTCCATCACTTACACCACAGGCAAGATCGATATCGGGACGCCGCTCGCCTTGCGGCTCGACCAGCTGACGGTGAAGAGCAACGGCCACTTCAACAAGCTCGCCTTCAACGCGGCGCGCGTGCAAAGCC of Janthinobacterium sp. PAMC25594 contains these proteins:
- a CDS encoding PAAR domain-containing protein produces the protein MRGVIRLNDPTSHGGKVVGAAPNSTVLGVAVARKGDPCVCPIKGHVRCVIAEGDPQVLIDGVPVAFDGHKTSCGASLMSTVGNSGRG
- a CDS encoding type VI secretion system Vgr family protein codes for the protein MEDFAQWLAVDKVLTAGNRALRLRLAYPEGINEDILLPQRISGSEAICGGIEYRILCVATEAQLPLKQFIAVPAELQIVTDQGQLRRVCGIVAEASAGQSDGGLATYQLVLRDGLALMEKRVNTRVFRNKHELQIVQLLFEEWRQGNSVLAASLDLAIDAALAARSLPVREFTMQHNESDAAFIRRLLRRRGIAWCFQAGATASANATTMPVHALLLFDDASRLPENAAGAVRYHRDDATEERDTVTAWSAVRRLQAGKFERYSWDDGHPHSPQFMATQSHGGVDQGGNGNRLAASLDDYIVEPPLAAGSNDELRQLGQLAMARHDMDSKCFQGEGCVRDFCAGQWFSLEGHADIDSHPVPERSFVITALSVSASNNLPTGLDARVGRLFAQSGWQCDAGPAQGAGADGQAALRYRNRFTCVRRGIAIVPAFDSRSDFPAVRLQSALVVGPAGEEVHCDALGRVNVRFVATRAPDHAHANGSGASDTERDSAWVRVASSWSGNGPGSGKQCGTLSLPRIGAEVLIDFLGGDPDRPIIVGQLYNAVGAPPGLSARGALPGNRYLSGMRSREVRGGRGNQLCFDDTPSQISAQLASDQAATQLNLGYLTEPRSDGAGRQRGDGFELRSDASGSVRTARSLLISAWKQLGASGKQLDGSEHAAVMQECLELLTSLGEFAAQHQALAWDAAGSKALGAAIAADQPAVSITAPEGVALSTPKTISGNAGANIDLVAQQHLQLSAAQRCNVNAGKGISLFAHEDGIVQVAHFGKFLLQSQHDLLQADAAKEIRLTAGTRLVGVAQDEITFMTAGGAYLKLSGGAVELGGPGALTVKTDGHHWNGPASMKGELPTFGEGELGRVPRLLRPTDGLPVEGVEVHIEREGDGPVTGVSGADGRGPKVATDHLQRLKGFFFRRRS
- the tssG gene encoding type VI secretion system baseplate subunit TssG, which gives rise to MLPATQWKPDAGVVARLLADPSGTGFFQAVRLLSAWLMQQGISQEQVFEDYLRLHGSASLSFAPGEIEQLWLEQEPDGETQVHVQAAMLGFLGVHGSLPLHYTETLARHERQTGDGGPRAWLDTLSQRALALFYQAWARYRIECQQDADGGDFLPLQLALAGAWPAQVAKLTDGLPAHVLAHYAALLRHRPVAADVMQALLAGYFGVPVRIQRFVGAWFRRAPQERTLLASANARLGQGAMLGERCRRADLRLRLVLGPLARRVYEDFLPGRPGALALRQMLGLFGLPGMSFEIRLVLRREDVRTCVLGMGDCLAEDAFLADKLPARERDDMHYDIRFDGSA
- a CDS encoding MurR/RpiR family transcriptional regulator, with the translated sequence MQAATPHDSYAALMDLIKARHAELSPQFQAGARYLADHPDEVAVSSMRSIAARAQVQSAALVRLAQQLGFAGWPELKAIFVERLRAGPSGYAAKAGALVGKEGKERDLVTEVFTVQQRNLAATGSANHAALNAAAALLQAAPRVHVAGFRAAHPIAYTLHYLYRLLRPSVQLLSGQGGTLEMDLRALQAGEAVVVVSFAPYSSEALLVAQAARQTGCRVLAISDSAMSPLALQADASIVIAVDSPSFFPSIVAGVAAVESLVELLVARAGQDAVQAIGAAESQLRALGAYAKTSNDVN
- a CDS encoding DUF3274 domain-containing protein, translating into MLFDPHPPLCDDPEIDILGQFSCNANFQSSDRDTLQQLPLPGIVIFVHGVNSDGEWYAAAEEGLCKGLNERLKRSCHHMQHRGVEGGELTAVNYGAEITAEGFLNPEMSADTLIRDAGTFSPVIRFRWGYKASGEELQQYGKGIYLNEEDYWGGGPFANGCSALADLWKDGLSEGLFLWNTIQHMNPFPERQVYSCPPRPYFVLAAYRLARLVEAIRQQQADVPVTIVCHSQGTMVAMAAAFLGANLPKVKDNFPCVADNYVICNSPYSLAKSNSAENWVASNLRAADGSTGRVTVQARIATLKNFFAIIGQRASLGEAQTDEEIDRCMANAQHGFSAAKDREQYGIAGAARGGRKSSYGRVTIYCNPHDVVVSSVAIEGIGWRGLSGSLAKDSKDGGELAATGAAGVCVQRVFAQGFEVGKQGSYHYWSDHWRKPTPGGKDFWFPAQKYASYSIKQGVEASESSFSTILTVGFAPLFIVVTGLAHSPCNASPHKDWKIELNAPDLLPPFKPQSLRFGQTSEEFDEGYEPPGESRQAGKQRAPGDDYLADHEIPPGGLQGQAAKSEAKRMDSAKGTADDEARLRFEQRAVIRAQAVREGKSPAGQKVQQEMPNATPDAEYQAWRSTRIEEMMSSQAGAYATDHSTILTNPMHAERALAYDVAVGVCRIKPDQLRKLRVAADWRLLKALDDSDSAKTFKEYFAKARRNKMTASVWVKESEEASLPEKIIDIRENPARDPRPTSGELAHD
- a CDS encoding aspartate aminotransferase family protein encodes the protein MSHVFHRSLTASYPVATGGDGPYLIDADGKRYLDACGGAAVSCLGHADAAVIAAVQQQIASMAYAHSSFFTSEPMEQLADFLVARAPAGIDSVYFVSGGSEAVESALKMARQYFVERGQPQRRHVIARRQSYHGNTLGALATGGNAWRRQQFEPLLIGVTHVSPCYAWRDQQAHETDADYVARLGQELEDNIAELGADNVMAFIAEPVVGATAGALPAVAGYFARMHDICQRHGILLILDEVMCGMGRTGSLFACEQEAITADLICIAKGLGAGYQPIGAVMVSQDIRDTIRAGTGFFQHGHTYIGHATACAAALAVQRQIEERDLLANVRTMGGLLKERLQQRFDGHAHVGDIRGRGLFLGLELVQERASKRPFDPARRLHARIKARAMQNGLMCYPMGGTIDGLHGDHILLAPPYIIDASHVDEIVDKLGTAIDASLA